In one uncultured Cohaesibacter sp. genomic region, the following are encoded:
- the tssM gene encoding type VI secretion system membrane subunit TssM codes for MIKAYFANLFRPSSILILILLIALSAVFYFFGQMIAINGSVPFEKDTLRLGISIGIVVAYFVITFIRHLLVRRANAKLINSMLANDELVSMGGDYSADEVAHIRERFEETMELLRENPLDGKKRRNYLFQLPWYIIIGPPGTGKTTILQNSGLDFPLSDGVGKNALQGIGGTRSCDWWISNEAIMIDTAGRYTTQDVNQGLDAAAWNGFLALLKEQRKRRPINGLMLAVSIEDLALGSPDERQQLADTLRQRLRELHRMFEMRLPVYLVFTKCDLIAGFQEYFEEISENEREQVWGVTLPFNDQQMTYGHEFEREFLELIGRLEKQLPSKLAAEKSNSLRCKIYGFPHEFGAMAPVLRTFIQDVFRINRYEAQPLLRGIYFTSGTQEGTPFDRLLGSMSRSFALAPTQQIGFSGKEKAYFIKRLLTDIIFREQNLVGQNAKLERRLASLYVAGYAAVALISLGIAGYWLWGLQSSLELIHESEEQVQTVKATLEDADRQRTLPTILPALDATYKLREMVSVPGGINFNMFGIDARPELSDAAEATYDTVLDKYLLTTMRGRIQNQIQLLSSSANSNNLLLREQLEAYLMLTSGRNYSATTVQKEFDRQSEAVFALNSDQKDRMNEHTRRLAQILPKSEESDFGTIQTARSKLSQTPQAQDIYQRMVYDARERFQVPAINITGLLGAGTLKVGQTGGGAPSIVPGFYTKSGFYDIFVKQLPDYVNSTTGNDWVLGDNNLTGDAYDRIARQVTDLYVKDYIKAWNDAVTSVQVIEFETLGRGQIVLQELSQPQSPLTNLLNKLKENTEIPLPGSNQNVNGAAPAVPGAGNVLGNVKDALAETAVATAFGSSVWPGQTIGEAFTPLVSLLDTSRNTGTLLEIQQLFGDLYGTLNSVVTAPQPSGAAFEIVSQRANQPTQDSVTKLRASAATKPEPIRSMVNYIVDRNWQLMMRESYQYVNERWKQDVLPVCNSILADRYPFSLGSQQDVSLDDFSELFRPSGLIDTFVNDYLKPFTTYRGRQYVESSVQNAALGLSRDGLSQLSRAKLIQEAFFGQAGTTPETKFTIEPSFLDPKGLKTSFELDGNELIYRHGPIRRKDFTWPSQLSASKASIRLTLLDNTSRTVERNGNWSIFRLLSSADLSRSRGQDNFTFSITKDEVSATFQLRANSVVNPFNMGLYTSFRCPPSL; via the coding sequence ATGATCAAAGCCTATTTTGCCAATCTGTTCCGACCCTCGAGCATACTCATTCTGATCCTGCTGATCGCGCTCAGTGCCGTCTTCTATTTCTTCGGCCAGATGATCGCGATCAACGGCTCGGTGCCGTTCGAAAAGGACACCTTGCGCCTTGGCATCAGCATCGGCATCGTCGTCGCCTATTTCGTCATCACCTTCATCCGGCACCTGCTGGTGCGCCGCGCCAATGCCAAACTCATCAATTCCATGCTGGCCAATGACGAGCTGGTTTCCATGGGTGGTGACTACAGCGCCGATGAAGTCGCCCATATCCGCGAGCGCTTCGAAGAAACCATGGAGCTTCTTCGCGAAAACCCACTCGATGGTAAGAAACGGCGCAATTATCTGTTCCAGTTGCCTTGGTACATCATCATCGGCCCTCCGGGGACCGGCAAGACGACGATCCTGCAGAATTCCGGCCTTGATTTCCCGCTCTCCGATGGGGTCGGGAAAAACGCTCTGCAAGGCATCGGCGGGACACGGAGCTGCGATTGGTGGATTTCCAACGAAGCCATCATGATCGACACCGCTGGTCGCTACACCACGCAGGATGTCAATCAGGGTCTTGATGCCGCTGCATGGAACGGCTTTCTTGCGCTTCTCAAGGAGCAAAGAAAGCGCCGTCCGATCAACGGCCTCATGCTGGCCGTCAGCATCGAGGATCTGGCGCTGGGCTCTCCTGATGAGCGCCAGCAGCTCGCCGATACCTTGCGTCAGCGCCTGCGCGAACTGCATCGCATGTTCGAGATGCGCCTGCCTGTTTATCTGGTCTTCACCAAGTGCGACCTCATCGCCGGTTTTCAGGAATATTTCGAGGAAATCTCCGAAAATGAACGCGAGCAGGTCTGGGGAGTTACGCTGCCGTTCAACGATCAGCAGATGACCTATGGCCACGAGTTCGAACGGGAATTTCTCGAGTTGATCGGTCGGCTCGAAAAACAGCTGCCGAGCAAGCTGGCCGCCGAGAAGAGCAATTCGCTCCGCTGCAAGATTTATGGTTTCCCCCACGAATTCGGCGCCATGGCTCCGGTGCTGCGCACCTTCATTCAGGATGTCTTCCGCATCAACCGCTATGAGGCTCAGCCCCTTCTGAGGGGGATCTATTTCACCTCTGGTACGCAAGAAGGCACGCCCTTTGACCGCCTACTGGGGTCAATGAGCCGCAGTTTTGCCCTTGCCCCGACCCAGCAGATCGGTTTCTCCGGCAAGGAAAAGGCCTACTTCATCAAGCGCCTGCTCACGGACATCATTTTCCGCGAGCAGAATCTCGTCGGCCAGAATGCCAAATTGGAACGACGCCTCGCGTCGCTCTATGTGGCTGGCTATGCGGCGGTTGCGCTGATCAGTCTTGGTATTGCGGGCTATTGGCTCTGGGGGCTGCAATCCTCACTAGAGCTGATCCACGAATCCGAAGAACAGGTCCAGACCGTCAAGGCAACCCTTGAAGATGCCGACCGGCAGAGGACACTGCCAACCATCCTTCCGGCTCTGGATGCCACCTACAAGCTGAGGGAAATGGTGTCCGTTCCGGGCGGCATCAACTTCAATATGTTCGGCATCGACGCGCGCCCTGAATTGTCGGACGCGGCTGAGGCCACCTACGACACGGTGCTCGACAAGTATCTGCTGACCACCATGCGGGGCCGCATCCAGAACCAGATCCAGCTGCTTTCTAGCTCGGCCAATTCCAACAACCTTCTGCTGCGAGAACAGCTTGAGGCTTATCTGATGCTGACCTCCGGTCGGAACTATTCCGCGACGACGGTGCAGAAGGAATTCGATCGCCAGTCCGAGGCTGTCTTTGCGCTCAATTCCGATCAGAAGGACCGGATGAACGAGCATACGAGACGCCTTGCGCAGATCCTGCCTAAGTCCGAGGAAAGTGATTTCGGTACGATCCAGACTGCACGAAGCAAATTGTCCCAGACGCCACAGGCTCAGGACATCTATCAGCGCATGGTCTATGACGCGCGGGAACGCTTTCAGGTGCCCGCCATCAACATCACCGGATTGCTGGGAGCAGGGACCCTCAAGGTGGGCCAGACCGGCGGCGGTGCGCCAAGCATTGTTCCCGGTTTCTACACTAAGAGTGGCTTTTACGACATCTTCGTCAAACAGCTTCCCGACTATGTGAACAGCACCACCGGTAACGACTGGGTGCTGGGGGACAACAACCTGACTGGCGATGCCTATGATCGCATCGCGCGGCAGGTGACCGATCTCTACGTGAAAGACTATATCAAGGCTTGGAATGACGCGGTGACCAGCGTTCAGGTCATCGAATTCGAGACCCTCGGTCGCGGGCAGATCGTGCTGCAGGAGCTGTCTCAGCCACAGTCGCCCCTGACGAACCTGTTGAACAAGCTCAAGGAAAACACCGAGATCCCGCTTCCCGGGTCGAACCAGAATGTCAATGGCGCAGCCCCGGCGGTTCCGGGTGCTGGAAACGTGCTCGGCAACGTCAAGGATGCGTTGGCTGAAACCGCCGTTGCCACCGCATTCGGCAGCTCTGTCTGGCCCGGCCAGACCATCGGCGAGGCCTTCACTCCCCTTGTCAGCCTGCTCGACACCTCACGCAACACCGGGACCCTGCTCGAAATCCAGCAGCTGTTCGGCGATCTCTATGGCACACTCAACAGCGTCGTGACCGCACCGCAGCCGTCTGGGGCGGCCTTCGAGATCGTCTCCCAGCGGGCCAACCAGCCGACACAGGACAGTGTCACCAAACTGCGCGCGTCCGCAGCCACCAAGCCCGAACCCATCCGCTCCATGGTCAATTACATCGTTGATCGTAACTGGCAGCTGATGATGCGTGAAAGCTATCAGTATGTGAACGAGCGCTGGAAACAGGACGTTCTGCCCGTGTGTAATTCAATATTGGCTGATCGCTATCCCTTCTCGCTCGGCTCGCAACAGGATGTCTCGCTTGATGATTTCTCGGAACTCTTCCGTCCATCTGGCCTCATCGACACCTTCGTGAACGACTATCTCAAGCCCTTCACCACCTACCGTGGCCGGCAATATGTCGAGTCCTCGGTGCAGAATGCGGCCCTTGGCCTGTCGCGTGATGGCCTGTCGCAGTTATCCCGCGCCAAACTCATTCAAGAGGCCTTCTTCGGTCAGGCCGGGACCACACCAGAGACCAAATTCACCATCGAGCCATCCTTCCTTGATCCCAAGGGATTGAAGACGTCATTTGAGCTCGATGGCAACGAACTGATCTATCGTCACGGACCGATCCGCCGCAAGGACTTCACATGGCCCAGCCAGTTGAGCGCCAGCAAGGCGAGTATTCGCCTGACGCTTCTGGACAACACCTCGCGAACGGTCGAGCGCAATGGCAACTGGTCGATCTTCCGGCTTTTGAGCAGCGCCGATCTGTCTCGCTCCCGAGGGCAGGACAACTTCACCTTCTCGATCACCAAGGATGAAGTGTCCGCAACCTTCCAACTGCGCGCCAACAGCGTCGTCAATCCCTTCAATATGGGTTTGTATACGTCCTTCCGCTGCCCGCCTTCCTTGTGA